The following are encoded in a window of Campylobacterota bacterium genomic DNA:
- a CDS encoding ankyrin repeat domain-containing protein: protein MFYILLLFLTMNATSLQGSERKIHSLQVEIAIEQEDYTTLEQFIAQNNGNVNVNVDWPEYSMFWLAAWSKKKFNVAQWLLQRGANIDRLEGMRYCNPKTPLRLAIDDVQSLELVQFLVEHGASLTKKGNTTHTHVLLDAGAEKSEEIFLYLVKHSCRPDPQTNTIPFSWDLDERIFYYLEKFSKQPEDYLSPEWLLFHAIGHTDLGLVQKLLTQESPPDLNCKNLGGSTAMHWAAQKDYDVTTQQEVEILRLLISCGLPYDYSTTNQERHTAHEVAQATKFTQALAMLNNRSRILADVNTSTSTPLHSSESDPLSDGWNII from the coding sequence ATGTTTTACATTCTACTTCTCTTTCTAACAATGAACGCCACATCACTACAAGGCAGCGAAAGAAAAATCCACTCTCTACAAGTAGAAATAGCCATAGAGCAAGAAGACTACACGACACTTGAACAATTCATCGCACAAAATAATGGCAATGTTAACGTCAACGTTGACTGGCCAGAGTACTCTATGTTTTGGCTGGCAGCATGGAGCAAGAAAAAATTTAACGTTGCACAGTGGCTTTTACAACGTGGTGCCAACATCGATCGCCTTGAAGGCATGAGATACTGCAACCCCAAAACACCCCTGAGACTGGCAATCGATGATGTTCAAAGCCTTGAGCTGGTACAGTTTCTTGTTGAGCATGGTGCATCGCTTACCAAAAAAGGCAACACAACTCATACACACGTTTTACTTGATGCTGGAGCTGAAAAATCAGAAGAGATATTTCTTTACCTGGTTAAACATTCCTGCCGCCCAGATCCACAAACAAATACTATCCCATTTAGCTGGGATCTTGATGAACGTATTTTTTATTACCTAGAAAAATTTAGCAAACAACCCGAAGACTACCTCAGCCCTGAATGGCTTTTGTTTCACGCCATTGGCCACACTGACCTAGGGCTTGTGCAAAAACTATTAACACAGGAAAGCCCACCAGACCTGAATTGTAAAAATCTAGGGGGAAGCACCGCCATGCATTGGGCGGCACAAAAAGATTATGACGTTACAACCCAGCAAGAGGTAGAAATTCTTAGGCTACTGATCAGTTGTGGCTTGCCATATGACTACTCCACTACTAACCAGGAAAGACACACAGCACACGAAGTAGCACAAGCCACTAAGTTTACTCAAGCTTTAGCAATGCTGAATAACAGGAGTAGAATACTTGCCGATGTCAACACATCGACAAGCACACCCCTACACTCCAGTGAGTCAGACCCACTCTCTGATGGTTGGAATATAATATAG
- a CDS encoding ankyrin repeat domain-containing protein, with protein sequence MRVLFCLFFCLYTFSLCSMDTFGKADDLFIDLLSALNNRNYIYLTNFLREHDNNPNVASPDFHKTLLGFTLDNDCFDVALWLFTQGADINFLQGTQKRPLLFNYANLLPSLKHVKFLCEHGASLIYNLKGESTHLLCETTCPFPDILLYLVEQTCKYDSKFGRCKNFCIAPWKVICKILQDNNKKIDDYASPESQLLVAAESHDVEAINYIFEQYPSVNVNVQDYYGNTPLQLAVLSRDISTNQQLQVIKLLMKHGARTDLSNRNGFTPLDCAMLLKNPGAVNLLRAHGAENSHDCEELFTEQYRKYYEEMDYETSITQDWELM encoded by the coding sequence ATGAGAGTACTCTTCTGTCTATTTTTTTGTTTATACACCTTTTCTTTGTGCAGTATGGACACGTTCGGTAAAGCGGATGATCTATTTATTGATCTGCTCAGTGCACTAAACAATAGGAACTACATCTACCTGACAAACTTCTTACGAGAACACGATAACAACCCAAATGTCGCATCTCCAGACTTCCATAAAACATTGCTTGGCTTCACCCTTGATAACGACTGTTTTGATGTTGCCCTGTGGTTATTTACACAAGGTGCTGATATAAATTTTTTGCAAGGCACACAAAAAAGACCACTCCTTTTCAACTACGCAAACTTACTCCCTTCACTCAAACATGTAAAATTTCTATGCGAACATGGTGCATCATTAATCTACAATCTCAAAGGTGAAAGCACACACCTTCTATGTGAGACAACGTGTCCATTTCCCGACATATTGCTCTACTTAGTCGAGCAAACCTGCAAATATGATTCAAAATTTGGTCGCTGCAAAAATTTTTGTATAGCTCCCTGGAAAGTAATTTGTAAAATCTTACAGGATAACAACAAGAAAATAGACGATTACGCAAGCCCAGAGTCACAACTGCTCGTTGCTGCAGAAAGTCATGACGTCGAAGCTATTAACTATATTTTTGAGCAATATCCATCGGTTAACGTTAATGTTCAAGATTACTACGGCAATACGCCGTTACAACTTGCTGTTCTAAGCAGAGATATAAGCACCAATCAACAACTTCAAGTTATCAAATTACTCATGAAACACGGTGCCAGAACAGATCTCTCAAATCGTAACGGCTTTACCCCCCTTGACTGTGCTATGTTGCTAAAAAATCCCGGAGCTGTCAATCTGCTTAGAGCTCACGGGGCGGAAAATTCACACGATTGTGAGGAACTTTTTACTGAGCAATACCGAAAGTATTATGAAGAGATGGACTATGAAACCAGTATTACGCAAGACTGGGAGCTCATGTAA
- the groL gene encoding chaperonin GroEL (60 kDa chaperone family; promotes refolding of misfolded polypeptides especially under stressful conditions; forms two stacked rings of heptamers to form a barrel-shaped 14mer; ends can be capped by GroES; misfolded proteins enter the barrel where they are refolded when GroES binds): MAKKIIFGDSARSKIMEGVDLLANAVKVTLGPKGRNVAIEKSFGSPTITKDGVTVAQGIELKDKFQNMGAQMVREVASKTADIAGDGTTTATVLAQAIYREGLKNLAAGAKPMEMKRGIDAAVEVIVKELQKMSKNVEDKSGIEQVATISANNDAYIGKLIADAMEKVGRHGVITVEEAKGIESELEVVEGMQFDRGYLSPYFVTNTEKMEAVLENPAILLCDKKISNMKELLPILEHVAKQGIPLFIIAEDIEGEALATLVVNKMRGTINVAAVKAPGFGDRKKAMLGDLAVLTGGQLVSDELGIKLDNLTFNDLGRAKKVRVTKDNCTIVDGQGSEANLKARIDQIKAEIVNATSDYDKEKLQERLAKLSEGVAVIKIGAATETEMKEKKDRVEDALHATRAAVEEGVVSGGGVALLRAQKALDGLKLDGDQLVGLTLIRRALEEPARIISSNAGYESSVVIERIRKEATNIGFDARSEKYVDMFEAGVIDPTKVTRSALQNAASIASLLLTTEAMISDLPEEKEATAGGHGHGAMPGMGGMGGMGGMY; the protein is encoded by the coding sequence ATGGCAAAAAAAATTATATTTGGCGACTCAGCTCGCTCTAAAATTATGGAAGGTGTAGACCTTCTAGCCAATGCAGTCAAAGTAACCCTAGGACCAAAAGGTCGTAACGTTGCAATTGAAAAATCATTCGGTTCCCCAACCATCACCAAAGACGGTGTCACGGTTGCTCAGGGCATTGAACTTAAAGACAAGTTTCAAAACATGGGCGCACAGATGGTGCGTGAAGTTGCTTCAAAAACTGCAGACATTGCGGGTGATGGAACAACAACCGCAACCGTACTTGCACAAGCAATCTACCGTGAAGGTTTGAAAAACTTGGCAGCTGGCGCAAAACCAATGGAAATGAAACGTGGTATTGACGCAGCTGTTGAAGTAATTGTTAAAGAACTTCAAAAAATGTCTAAAAATGTTGAAGACAAGTCAGGCATCGAGCAAGTTGCAACAATTTCTGCAAACAACGATGCATACATCGGCAAACTCATTGCTGACGCAATGGAAAAAGTTGGCCGTCATGGTGTTATCACCGTTGAAGAAGCTAAAGGTATTGAAAGCGAACTTGAAGTTGTTGAAGGTATGCAATTTGACCGTGGCTACCTTTCTCCTTACTTTGTAACCAACACAGAAAAGATGGAAGCTGTACTTGAAAACCCTGCTATCTTGTTGTGTGACAAAAAAATCAGCAACATGAAAGAGTTGCTGCCAATTCTTGAGCACGTAGCAAAACAAGGTATTCCACTTTTCATTATTGCTGAGGATATTGAAGGCGAAGCACTTGCCACCTTGGTTGTAAACAAAATGCGTGGCACCATCAACGTTGCAGCAGTTAAAGCTCCAGGCTTTGGCGACCGCAAAAAAGCAATGCTTGGCGACCTTGCAGTCTTAACTGGTGGTCAACTAGTTTCTGACGAACTTGGCATCAAACTTGATAACCTAACGTTCAACGACCTTGGTCGCGCTAAAAAGGTACGCGTTACCAAAGACAACTGCACCATTGTTGATGGACAAGGATCAGAAGCTAACTTGAAAGCACGCATCGACCAAATCAAAGCCGAAATTGTAAACGCAACTTCAGACTACGACAAAGAAAAACTCCAAGAGCGTCTTGCAAAACTTTCAGAAGGTGTGGCTGTTATCAAAATCGGTGCAGCAACTGAAACCGAAATGAAAGAAAAGAAAGACCGCGTAGAAGATGCGCTACATGCAACACGCGCAGCGGTTGAAGAAGGCGTTGTCTCAGGCGGTGGCGTTGCACTACTTCGCGCACAAAAGGCACTTGATGGCCTCAAGCTTGACGGTGACCAACTTGTTGGCTTAACACTTATTCGCCGAGCGCTTGAAGAACCTGCACGCATCATTTCAAGCAATGCTGGTTATGAGTCATCGGTTGTTATCGAACGCATTCGCAAAGAAGCAACCAACATCGGTTTTGATGCACGCAGCGAAAAATATGTAGACATGTTTGAGGCTGGCGTTATTGACCCAACCAAGGTTACACGCTCAGCATTGCAAAATGCTGCATCAATTGCATCATTGCTTTTGACAACTGAAGCTATGATTTCAGATCTTCCAGAAGAAAAAGAAGCCACTGCTGGCGGACATGGTCACGGCGCAATGCCTGGCATGGGCGGCATGGGCGGCATGGGTGGAATGTACTAA
- a CDS encoding co-chaperone GroES, giving the protein MATSITPLYDRVLIQRLESEQKSAGGIYIPDTAQEKTQLGAVKCVGEGKILNDGTARPLKVKEGDTVLFGKYSGTEVKLDGQEYLILREEEVLGVVNK; this is encoded by the coding sequence ATGGCAACATCCATTACTCCTCTTTATGACCGCGTGTTGATTCAACGCCTTGAAAGCGAACAAAAGTCTGCTGGAGGCATTTACATTCCTGACACCGCACAAGAAAAAACGCAACTTGGTGCTGTAAAGTGTGTAGGCGAAGGAAAGATACTCAACGACGGCACAGCTCGCCCACTCAAAGTTAAAGAAGGTGATACAGTTCTTTTTGGCAAGTACTCTGGCACCGAAGTCAAACTTGACGGACAAGAATATTTGATTTTGCGCGAAGAAGAAGTTCTTGGCGTTGTAAACAAATAA